A portion of the Solidesulfovibrio sp. genome contains these proteins:
- a CDS encoding Rrf2 family transcriptional regulator translates to MAVTQKCQYALRALFELARRKGEGPVPAGGIADRQAIPKRFLEVILHQLRQGGFVDSQRGKDGGFFLSRPAEDVTVGEVIRFMDGPISPVDCHRERPGQDCPLRGDCVFRGLWDDARLALERVYDTRTLRDLVEEKRRMELVAVEPAYEI, encoded by the coding sequence ATGGCCGTGACGCAGAAATGCCAGTACGCCCTGCGGGCCCTGTTCGAACTGGCCCGACGCAAGGGCGAGGGGCCGGTCCCGGCCGGCGGCATCGCCGACAGGCAAGCCATACCCAAGCGGTTCCTGGAAGTCATCCTGCACCAGCTGCGCCAGGGCGGGTTCGTGGATTCCCAGCGGGGCAAGGACGGCGGTTTTTTCCTGTCGCGTCCGGCCGAGGACGTGACCGTGGGCGAGGTCATCCGGTTCATGGACGGCCCCATAAGCCCGGTGGACTGCCATCGGGAACGGCCGGGCCAGGATTGCCCGCTGCGCGGCGACTGCGTGTTCCGGGGGCTGTGGGACGATGCCAGGCTGGCCCTGGAGCGGGTCTACGACACCCGGACCCTGCGCGACCTGGTGGAGGAAAAGCGGCGCATGGAACTGGTCGCCGTGGAGCCGGCCTACGAGATCTGA
- a CDS encoding cysteine hydrolase family protein → MPVVDAALSGTALLLVDIQNDYFPGWAMELARAEAALERAALVLSRFRRAGAVVVHVRHESVRPGSTFFLPGSPGAAIHPDLAPQPGEAVITKAFPNSFRETELLSVLRGAGARHLVVCGMMTHMCVDATVRAAFDLGFRLTVAGDACATRDLAFGGRTVAAADVQAAFLAALAAVYAEVVPAEAVAG, encoded by the coding sequence ATGCCCGTCGTCGATGCCGCTTTGTCCGGGACCGCCTTGCTGCTCGTGGACATCCAAAACGACTATTTTCCCGGCTGGGCCATGGAGCTCGCCCGGGCCGAGGCCGCCCTGGAACGGGCCGCCCTGGTTCTGTCCCGTTTTCGCCGGGCCGGGGCCGTGGTCGTCCACGTGCGTCACGAATCCGTGCGGCCGGGAAGCACGTTTTTTCTGCCCGGCAGCCCCGGCGCGGCCATCCACCCGGACCTTGCCCCGCAGCCCGGGGAGGCCGTGATCACCAAGGCCTTTCCCAACAGTTTCCGGGAAACGGAGTTGCTGTCCGTGCTGCGCGGGGCCGGGGCCAGGCATCTGGTCGTGTGCGGCATGATGACCCACATGTGCGTGGACGCCACGGTCCGGGCCGCCTTTGACCTGGGGTTTCGCCTCACCGTGGCCGGCGATGCCTGCGCCACGCGCGATCTGGCCTTCGGGGGGCGCACGGTGGCGGCGGCCGATGTCCAGGCCGCCTTCCTGGCCGCCCTGGCGGCGGTCTACGCGGAGGTGGTCCCGGCCGAGGCCGTGGCCGGGTAG
- a CDS encoding CBS domain-containing protein: MFKQRVGELAIRPHIVAADATVAQACDAMARAGVSCLAVVRGARVVGFLTESELARHLDVDLDPTASIEDFLVRPSVSVPKDKPVEEAVKVMLEHHDRHLPVVDFGGSMLGLVTEKELVDALAVDFMVENAACKTLMRADPVTAAPETSVREALSRMRQSGAECVLVVSAGRPAGMFSESDALSRILGRPERMAHPLSQHMSSPVVSVPGEAMVYKVILFMRQKGVRRVAVVGADGLLAGLLTQRDILLYARRMG, translated from the coding sequence ATGTTCAAGCAACGGGTCGGCGAACTGGCCATACGGCCCCACATCGTCGCCGCTGACGCCACCGTGGCCCAGGCCTGCGACGCCATGGCCCGGGCCGGCGTCAGCTGCCTGGCGGTGGTGCGCGGCGCCAGGGTGGTGGGCTTTCTGACGGAAAGCGAACTGGCCAGGCACCTGGACGTGGACCTGGACCCGACCGCCTCCATCGAGGATTTCCTCGTGCGCCCCAGCGTCAGCGTGCCCAAGGACAAGCCCGTGGAGGAGGCGGTCAAGGTGATGCTCGAACACCATGACCGGCATCTGCCCGTGGTCGATTTCGGCGGCTCCATGCTCGGGCTGGTCACGGAAAAGGAGCTGGTGGACGCCCTGGCCGTGGATTTCATGGTGGAAAACGCCGCCTGCAAGACGCTCATGCGGGCCGATCCGGTCACGGCCGCCCCCGAAACGAGCGTGCGCGAAGCCTTGTCGCGGATGCGCCAAAGCGGCGCCGAATGCGTCCTGGTGGTCTCGGCCGGCCGCCCGGCCGGCATGTTCAGCGAAAGCGACGCCCTGAGCCGCATCCTGGGCCGTCCGGAGCGGATGGCCCACCCCCTGTCGCAGCATATGAGCAGTCCGGTCGTCAGCGTGCCCGGGGAGGCCATGGTCTACAAGGTGATCCTTTTCATGCGCCAAAAGGGCGTGCGCCGGGTGGCCGTGGTCGGCGCCGACGGCCTCCTGGCCGGGCTGCTCACCCAGCGCGACATCCTGCTCTACGCCCGGCGCATGGGCTAG
- a CDS encoding HDOD domain-containing protein: MHANAASTVGNPPPVSAGDGFAARFLAFGEPMRPRPAPVPQAVRPLNDLLGTGPVSLADIHPPPLPEAYLALRRVAQNPMSSTADVAAALSMDPSLAAYVLRLANSALYNPAAKVETVTRAVSVIGLGEIETMAAGSMLTRLFDKPPRPDLLALDEFWRHAVAVGMLARALAERVGERGGERYFVAGLLHDIGRLVLTVAEPDMAALVLARASAKNLPTTAAERLELGFDHAALGGRIAEKWRLPETLCQAVAGHHEPALCPDNLAAAAVHAADFMANALGVRGLACAGLPRLDERVLPAFNLVDATPEAFWEILEQGLSAMTALVAP, translated from the coding sequence ATGCACGCCAACGCCGCCTCCACCGTCGGCAACCCGCCGCCCGTGTCCGCCGGGGACGGATTCGCCGCCCGGTTTCTCGCCTTCGGCGAACCGATGCGCCCCCGTCCCGCGCCCGTGCCCCAGGCCGTCAGGCCCCTAAACGACCTGCTCGGGACGGGTCCCGTTTCCCTGGCCGACATCCATCCGCCGCCCCTGCCCGAAGCCTATCTGGCCCTGCGCCGGGTGGCCCAGAATCCCATGAGCTCCACGGCCGACGTGGCCGCCGCCCTGTCCATGGATCCGTCCCTGGCCGCCTACGTCCTGCGCCTGGCCAACAGCGCCCTCTACAACCCGGCGGCCAAGGTGGAAACCGTGACCCGGGCCGTATCCGTCATCGGTCTGGGCGAAATCGAGACCATGGCCGCGGGCTCCATGCTCACGCGCCTTTTCGACAAGCCGCCCCGCCCCGACCTGCTGGCCCTGGACGAATTCTGGCGCCATGCCGTGGCCGTGGGCATGCTGGCCCGGGCCCTGGCCGAACGCGTGGGCGAACGGGGCGGGGAACGCTATTTCGTGGCCGGCCTGCTCCACGACATCGGCCGGCTGGTGCTGACCGTGGCCGAGCCGGACATGGCCGCCCTGGTGCTGGCGCGGGCCTCGGCGAAAAACCTGCCGACCACCGCCGCCGAACGCCTGGAGCTGGGCTTCGACCACGCGGCGCTCGGCGGGCGCATCGCCGAGAAATGGCGGCTGCCCGAAACCCTGTGCCAGGCCGTGGCCGGCCACCACGAGCCGGCCCTTTGCCCGGACAACCTCGCCGCCGCCGCCGTGCACGCCGCCGATTTCATGGCCAACGCCCTGGGCGTGCGCGGTCTGGCCTGTGCCGGCCTGCCCCGGCTCGACGAGCGCGTCCTGCCCGCCTTCAACCTGGTCGACGCCACGCCCGAGGCCTTCTGGGAGATCCTGGAACAGGGCCTTTCGGCCATGACCGCGCTGGTGGCCCCATGA